One part of the Nocardioides zeae genome encodes these proteins:
- a CDS encoding helix-turn-helix transcriptional regulator, producing the protein MTSADDAALIEAVGPRVRRLRRSRGWTLEQVAAASGISVSTLSRLETGRRSPSLDLLLPLARTFRVAVDELVGAPETGDPRVHLRPFRHRTGSVLVPLTDYPGRLHVFKQVLRPRPQRLTTHDGRAWFCVLAGTVRLVVDEDESLLRPGDVAAFEATRPHWFGPADDEPVELLHLFGPHGDRPRLPGVDQG; encoded by the coding sequence GTGACCTCCGCCGACGACGCCGCGCTGATCGAGGCCGTCGGCCCCCGGGTGCGCAGGCTCCGGCGCTCACGTGGGTGGACCCTCGAGCAGGTCGCGGCCGCCTCCGGCATCTCCGTCAGCACGCTGTCGCGCCTGGAGACCGGGCGACGCAGCCCGTCGCTCGACCTGCTGCTCCCGCTGGCCCGGACGTTCCGCGTCGCGGTCGACGAGCTCGTCGGGGCACCGGAGACGGGTGACCCGCGGGTGCACCTGCGCCCCTTCCGCCACCGCACGGGATCGGTGCTGGTGCCGCTGACCGACTACCCGGGCCGGCTCCACGTGTTCAAGCAGGTGCTCCGCCCCCGCCCGCAGCGCCTGACGACGCACGACGGACGGGCCTGGTTCTGCGTGCTCGCCGGCACCGTGCGGCTGGTGGTCGACGAGGACGAGAGCCTGCTGCGGCCCGGTGACGTCGCCGCCTTCGAGGCGACCCGGCCGCACTGGTTCGGGCCGGCCGACGACGAACCCGTCGAGCTCCTCCACCTCTTCGGCCCGCACGGGGACCGGCCGCGGTTGCCCGGCGTCGACCAGGGGTGA
- a CDS encoding MFS transporter, with the protein MTEPLAPAQPAQPVQPLHHPDPRRWAVLATCCLALFLVGLDTTAVNVALPAIGADLGIAPAALPWVVDAYTLVLASLLISSGALADRFGRRRLLRAGLVLFAAASALCALAPTPGLLVAARAVQGVGASMLSPVGLAIVVGVFPDARERARAVGAWAGVFGASMAVGPLLGGALVDLAGWRWVFGIVVPVAVLALGLTVRVVPESRVDHPRRLDLPGQVLLTAVVGGAVALLIEAPHRGATSPAVLMGAGALLIAVVLLVGVELRRTDPLLDPRLLRVPAFAGAVVAAIAVFVALNAALLATSLHLQDGRGASPTAVGAVTLPLALAATLVAPVSGVLVGRCGPRGPLAAAGGLLALAGALLRFGPDDITPGRLAIGLLVLGIGFGLANAPITTTAVSSLPPERAGVAGGITSAARQLGAALGIAAAGAVLARAAVGSEATTADVVPGIWALVLTCGAIVAGLASVLPRSRDRGA; encoded by the coding sequence GTGACCGAGCCGCTCGCTCCTGCCCAGCCCGCCCAGCCCGTCCAGCCCCTCCACCACCCGGACCCCCGGCGCTGGGCGGTGCTCGCCACCTGCTGCCTGGCCCTCTTCCTCGTCGGGCTCGACACGACGGCCGTCAACGTCGCCCTCCCGGCCATCGGCGCCGACCTCGGCATCGCGCCGGCGGCGCTCCCGTGGGTGGTCGACGCCTACACGCTCGTGCTCGCGAGCCTGCTGATCTCCTCCGGCGCCCTCGCCGACCGCTTCGGGCGCCGGCGACTGCTCCGCGCCGGTCTCGTCCTGTTCGCCGCCGCGTCCGCGCTGTGCGCCCTCGCCCCGACGCCGGGCCTCCTCGTCGCCGCCCGGGCGGTCCAGGGCGTCGGTGCCTCGATGCTCAGCCCGGTGGGCCTCGCGATCGTGGTGGGCGTCTTCCCCGACGCGCGCGAGCGCGCCCGGGCGGTCGGCGCCTGGGCCGGCGTCTTCGGAGCGAGCATGGCCGTCGGACCGCTGCTGGGGGGCGCGCTCGTCGACCTCGCCGGGTGGCGCTGGGTGTTCGGCATCGTCGTGCCCGTCGCCGTGCTGGCGCTCGGCCTGACCGTGCGCGTCGTGCCGGAGTCGCGCGTGGACCACCCGCGCCGCCTGGACCTCCCGGGACAGGTCCTCCTCACCGCCGTCGTCGGAGGCGCGGTCGCCCTGCTCATCGAGGCACCCCACCGCGGAGCGACGTCGCCCGCCGTCCTGATGGGCGCGGGCGCACTGCTCATCGCGGTCGTGCTCCTGGTCGGGGTGGAGCTGCGCCGTACGGATCCGCTCCTCGACCCCCGGCTGCTCCGGGTCCCGGCGTTCGCCGGCGCGGTGGTGGCGGCCATCGCGGTCTTCGTTGCGCTGAACGCCGCTCTCCTGGCGACCAGCCTGCACCTGCAGGACGGACGGGGGGCCTCGCCGACCGCCGTCGGCGCAGTGACCCTGCCGCTGGCGCTCGCGGCGACGCTGGTCGCACCCGTCTCCGGGGTGCTCGTCGGCCGGTGCGGACCTCGCGGCCCGCTCGCAGCCGCGGGCGGGCTGCTCGCCCTGGCCGGGGCGCTCCTCCGGTTCGGACCGGACGACATCACCCCCGGCCGCCTGGCGATCGGGCTCCTCGTGCTGGGGATCGGCTTCGGCCTGGCCAACGCCCCCATCACCACGACCGCCGTGAGCAGCCTCCCGCCGGAGCGCGCCGGGGTGGCCGGCGGTATCACCTCCGCCGCCCGACAGCTCGGCGCAGCGCTGGGCATCGCCGCAGCGGGGGCGGTGCTGGCCCGGGCGGCGGTCGGGAGCGAGGCCACGACCGCCGATGTGGTCCCCGGCATCTGGGCCCTCGTCCTGACCTGCGGCGCGATCGTCGCCGGGCTCGCGTCGGTCCTGCCCCGGTCACGGGACCGGGGAGCGTAG
- the sepH gene encoding septation protein SepH has translation MVHLTLAGVSQDKRRLLLVSDAGVEFTLDIDRRLQAALRGETDRLGQLEITMESTLRPRDIQARIRAGASPDEVADAAQTTLDRIMSFVAPVLAERAHVAERAQSASLRRETGGTGARTLGEAVATHLSTGPLRADAVEWDSWRRDDGRWTLAASFVSDARTGRGHFTYDMRGSYVVADDDDARWLVGDAPAPAAVRDDLQQARRRRAGAARERIADVLLDLPFETDTGTGDPIDQAIDLVSEPTPTPTPTPTSTPTSTPTGDEPTADLGEVREALRATDASEPAETPETPGSTETPGAPTDDAPAPAAAEDAPEPEPEPAPAPTRTPRRPARKGRGRASVPSWDEIMFGGGKAE, from the coding sequence ATGGTGCACCTGACGCTCGCCGGTGTGAGCCAGGACAAGCGCCGTCTCCTGCTGGTCAGCGACGCCGGTGTCGAGTTCACGCTCGACATCGACCGGCGGCTCCAGGCCGCGCTGCGCGGCGAGACAGATCGACTCGGTCAGTTGGAGATCACCATGGAATCGACCCTCCGTCCCCGCGACATCCAGGCGAGGATCCGGGCGGGGGCGAGTCCGGACGAGGTCGCCGACGCCGCGCAGACCACCCTCGACCGCATCATGTCGTTCGTCGCGCCCGTGCTCGCGGAACGTGCGCACGTCGCCGAGCGCGCGCAGAGCGCCTCGCTGCGCCGGGAGACCGGCGGCACCGGCGCCCGCACCCTGGGCGAGGCGGTGGCCACCCACCTCTCCACGGGTCCCCTGCGCGCCGACGCGGTCGAGTGGGACTCCTGGCGGCGCGACGACGGCCGCTGGACGCTCGCCGCGTCGTTCGTGAGCGACGCCCGCACGGGACGGGGCCACTTCACCTACGACATGCGGGGCAGCTACGTCGTCGCGGACGACGACGACGCGCGCTGGCTGGTGGGCGACGCCCCCGCCCCGGCGGCCGTCCGCGACGACCTCCAGCAGGCACGTCGCCGTCGGGCGGGCGCGGCCCGCGAGCGCATCGCGGACGTGCTGCTCGACCTGCCCTTCGAGACCGACACCGGGACCGGCGACCCGATCGACCAGGCGATCGACCTCGTCTCCGAGCCGACGCCGACGCCGACGCCGACGCCGACCTCGACCCCGACGTCGACCCCGACGGGCGACGAGCCGACGGCTGACCTGGGCGAGGTGCGCGAGGCCCTGCGCGCGACGGACGCCTCGGAGCCTGCCGAGACCCCCGAGACCCCCGGTAGCACCGAGACCCCGGGAGCACCGACGGACGACGCCCCCGCGCCCGCCGCCGCCGAGGACGCGCCCGAGCCCGAGCCCGAGCCCGCCCCGGCCCCCACCCGTACGCCGCGGCGCCCGGCCCGCAAGGGCCGCGGTCGGGCCTCGGTGCCGAGCTGGGACGAGATCATGTTCGGTGGAGGCAAGGCGGAGTGA
- a CDS encoding SDR family oxidoreductase encodes MAYFVTGATGFIGRFLVTELLRKREGEVHVLVRGSSLPRLEQLVEEWGTDRVRPVIGALDAEGLGVEAGWIAEHAGTIDHFFHLAASYDMAADDATNQLLNLGGTRHALQLAAALDVGCFHQVSSVAAAGDHHGTFSETDADVGQRFTSPYHRTKFESEQVVRTEAAVPWRIYRPAIVVGDSVTGEMDKVDGPYYFFPLIKKVRDTLPAWTPLVGIDLGDTNVVPVDFVAGALDHLAHLPGRDCETFHLVDPEPQPVLEMINAFCAAAGAPQLVGSGARGRLPIERRLLPRGLRPADLASTLLGSAPAQALLDLTVGRLGIPASVLAHTSFPTVFDARRTSKALAGSGITVPRLESYAATLWSYWEEHLDTSTGRNPAKRAALEGRHIVITGASSGIGRVTALKVAQAGGIPVLVARGKEKLDALRRDIERAGGQAHVFPCDLSDLDAIDDLCGALIRELPSVDGVVNNAGRSIRRSLRLSQERFHDFERTMQLNYFGAIRLVIGLIPIMRTGSGGHVVNVSSIGVQTNPPRFSAYVASKAALDSWSNVVASELVGEGITFTSIHMPLVRTPMIAPTKLYDRFPTISPAQAADLVVKALVERPHEINTPLGNAGAIAHTVAPKLAFRVLNMAYHVFPDSAAAKGTAAPGVPAPAGAEAGGTQSEQLMLARLFRGVHW; translated from the coding sequence ATGGCCTACTTCGTCACCGGCGCGACCGGGTTCATCGGGCGGTTCCTCGTCACCGAGCTCCTCCGCAAGCGCGAGGGCGAGGTCCACGTGCTGGTGCGCGGCTCCTCGCTGCCCCGGCTCGAGCAGCTCGTCGAGGAGTGGGGCACCGACCGGGTGCGACCGGTGATCGGTGCGCTCGACGCCGAGGGTCTGGGGGTCGAGGCCGGGTGGATCGCGGAGCACGCGGGCACGATCGACCACTTCTTCCACCTCGCCGCGAGCTACGACATGGCCGCGGACGACGCGACGAACCAGCTCCTCAACCTGGGCGGCACGCGCCACGCCCTCCAGCTCGCCGCCGCGCTCGACGTCGGGTGCTTCCACCAGGTGTCGTCGGTGGCCGCGGCCGGCGACCACCACGGCACGTTCTCCGAGACGGACGCCGACGTCGGTCAGCGCTTCACCTCGCCGTACCACCGCACGAAGTTCGAGTCCGAGCAGGTCGTGCGCACGGAGGCGGCCGTGCCGTGGCGCATCTACCGCCCCGCGATCGTCGTCGGCGACTCGGTGACGGGCGAGATGGACAAGGTCGACGGGCCCTACTACTTCTTCCCGCTCATCAAGAAGGTGCGCGACACCCTGCCGGCGTGGACGCCCCTGGTGGGGATCGACCTCGGCGACACCAACGTCGTGCCGGTCGACTTCGTGGCCGGCGCGCTCGACCACCTCGCACACCTGCCGGGCCGGGACTGCGAGACGTTCCACCTCGTCGACCCCGAGCCGCAGCCCGTGCTGGAGATGATCAACGCGTTCTGCGCGGCGGCGGGCGCGCCGCAGCTCGTGGGCTCGGGTGCGCGCGGTCGGCTGCCGATCGAGCGCCGCCTGCTCCCCCGCGGGCTGCGCCCGGCCGACCTCGCGTCGACGCTCCTGGGCTCGGCCCCGGCCCAGGCGCTGCTCGACCTGACCGTGGGGCGGCTCGGCATCCCGGCCTCGGTGCTCGCCCACACCTCCTTCCCCACCGTCTTCGACGCGCGCCGCACGTCCAAGGCGCTCGCGGGGTCGGGCATCACCGTCCCGCGCCTGGAGTCCTACGCCGCGACGCTGTGGAGCTACTGGGAGGAGCACCTCGACACCAGCACGGGACGCAACCCGGCCAAGCGCGCCGCCCTCGAGGGTCGGCACATCGTCATCACCGGGGCGTCGTCGGGCATCGGCCGCGTGACCGCGCTCAAGGTGGCGCAGGCGGGCGGCATCCCGGTGCTCGTGGCCCGCGGCAAGGAGAAGCTCGACGCGCTGCGCCGCGACATCGAGCGCGCCGGCGGCCAGGCCCACGTCTTCCCGTGCGACCTCTCCGACCTGGACGCCATCGACGACCTCTGCGGTGCCCTCATCCGCGAGCTGCCGAGCGTGGACGGGGTCGTCAACAACGCGGGACGCTCCATCCGCCGGTCGCTGCGGCTCTCCCAGGAGCGCTTCCACGACTTCGAGCGCACGATGCAGCTCAACTACTTCGGGGCGATCCGCCTCGTCATCGGGCTCATCCCCATCATGCGCACGGGCTCCGGGGGCCACGTGGTCAACGTGTCCTCGATCGGGGTGCAGACCAACCCGCCGCGCTTCTCGGCGTACGTCGCGTCCAAGGCCGCGCTGGACTCCTGGAGCAACGTCGTGGCCTCGGAGCTCGTCGGCGAGGGCATCACGTTCACCAGCATCCACATGCCGCTCGTGCGCACCCCGATGATCGCGCCGACGAAGCTCTACGACCGCTTCCCCACCATCTCGCCCGCGCAGGCGGCGGACCTCGTGGTGAAGGCGCTCGTCGAGCGGCCGCACGAGATCAACACGCCGCTCGGCAACGCGGGCGCCATCGCCCACACCGTGGCGCCGAAGCTGGCGTTCCGCGTGCTCAACATGGCCTACCACGTGTTCCCGGACTCCGCCGCGGCCAAGGGCACGGCCGCGCCCGGCGTCCCGGCCCCCGCGGGGGCCGAGGCGGGCGGGACGCAGAGCGAGCAGCTCATGCTCGCGCGCCTCTTCCGCGGCGTGCACTGGTGA
- a CDS encoding NAD(P)-binding domain-containing protein, which translates to MESSLHEAIVVGAGQAGLSASHHLRRLGIDHLVLDANPTPGGAWQHRAHSLTMTDVHGVAALPDEPLPEADPAAPARDVVAAYFADYETRHRLPVVRPVEVRAVRDDDGLLLVEAADGRSWRTRTLVNASGTWRRPFVPHVAGIGDFAGEQLHSSAYDGPAPYAGRTVLVVGGGASAVQVLGEIAPAARTLWATRREPLWRDPETAPFDGRAAVALVEERVRRGLPPASVVSVTGLHLRPQEHEAARLGAYTRLPMPVRFDADGATWPDGTHRAFDVVLWATGFRPDVAHLVPLHLRGPGGGIALDGTTAVADPRVQLVGYGPSASTIGANRAGRAAAVAVRDLLRSAAA; encoded by the coding sequence ATGGAGAGCAGCCTGCACGAGGCGATCGTCGTGGGAGCGGGGCAGGCCGGGCTGTCGGCCTCCCACCACCTGCGTCGTCTCGGCATCGACCACCTCGTGCTCGACGCCAACCCCACCCCCGGCGGGGCCTGGCAGCACCGGGCCCACTCGTTGACGATGACCGACGTGCACGGCGTCGCCGCTCTCCCCGACGAGCCCCTCCCGGAGGCCGACCCCGCGGCTCCCGCGCGCGACGTGGTGGCGGCCTACTTCGCGGACTACGAGACGCGCCACCGCCTCCCCGTCGTCCGCCCCGTCGAGGTGCGGGCCGTCCGCGACGACGACGGCCTCCTCCTCGTCGAGGCCGCCGACGGCCGCAGCTGGCGGACGCGGACGCTCGTCAACGCGAGCGGCACCTGGCGTCGACCGTTCGTGCCCCACGTCGCCGGGATCGGGGACTTCGCCGGCGAGCAGCTCCACTCCTCGGCCTACGACGGGCCCGCGCCGTACGCCGGCCGCACCGTGCTCGTCGTCGGTGGCGGGGCGTCCGCGGTGCAGGTGCTGGGCGAGATCGCGCCCGCGGCGCGGACGCTGTGGGCGACCCGGCGCGAGCCGCTGTGGCGGGACCCCGAGACGGCGCCGTTCGACGGCCGGGCGGCGGTCGCGCTGGTGGAGGAGCGGGTACGCCGCGGACTGCCCCCGGCCAGCGTCGTCAGCGTCACCGGGCTGCACCTGCGTCCGCAGGAGCACGAGGCGGCCCGGCTCGGGGCCTACACGCGCCTGCCGATGCCGGTGCGGTTCGACGCGGACGGCGCGACGTGGCCCGACGGCACCCACCGTGCGTTCGACGTGGTGCTGTGGGCCACCGGGTTCCGCCCCGACGTCGCCCACCTGGTGCCGCTCCACCTCCGCGGACCCGGCGGCGGCATCGCGCTGGACGGCACGACCGCCGTGGCGGACCCGCGGGTGCAGCTCGTGGGCTACGGCCCCTCGGCCAGCACCATCGGCGCGAACCGCGCCGGCCGTGCCGCCGCCGTGGCGGTGCGCGACCTCCTGAGGAGCGCCGCCGCCTGA